ttaggCTAGAAAATGTAGCTTCCAAGCTATGCACTGTATCATACAGTCACCTTAAATTAGGTTAATGCATCATTTGGCATACTGTCTTGTAATAACTCATTCAGTGACGCTAAAATATCCGACAAACTTTTAGTGGTAGCTAGCAATATCGCTCATTTCAGCTGTGAGCAAGTAGCTGTAATATTGGCTAAAGTTAACGTTGACATAGttcatttttacatgtaatatATCGTTAGCCGTTGCGCATTACTCCTCTACTCTCCGTAAACATAAATGAAGCGGATGTAAACTCATAAATTGGTTGTATGTTTGACCAGTACAGGTGTTAGCAGTGGAAAAGTGGCTGGAGGCTCGCCAAGATGGTCAGGGCTGGCGGTGAGTAAACGCCTTTATTGCTATATTGTTACATTTAAGTTACACGTTAATAGTTTGTAAAACCACGAGGAACCTTTGTGTAATGTTAATCTAATCCAAATGGTATTAACGTTATTTGGTTTTAACTGACGCGTTTATCTATTTGTcattgtctgattttttttaatttttattgtaaaattttTTCAGGTATATTGAAGTTGGCAGCGCTCATCTTTGCATTCCTCCTAGCTGTCTTTCTGGCTTTTCAACTGCTGGAGATAAATATGGATTTTAAACTGAGCAATGTGATTGGTGAGTACAAGCAAGTATGAATCTCATTAATTACAGCTTCAGAAAGTGCCTTTAGCAGATATGGAGAGGAAGTGAAAGAGAGTATCATTTATAAAGGACGCAACAAGACACCCGGTTGTTTAGTGTTTTTGAGTCAGTATTTGTGGTAGTGACACTAACTCCAGCCTCTTTGCGGCCTGAAGGTTTCGTTCACATAACAGAAACATAACATaatgttctttttgtttataGGAAAATCTTTGCCAGAGGATGAAGGCTGTAAGTATGCTTAAACTATTCATATTTCAtcttattgctttgttttttgtcaatgaCTGATCTATATCGACACActtaccttttctttttccatctgtCAATACTAGACAACACTTGAAtggtaaaaacaaactttttttttgcaactaGATGATAGAAAAGCTGTGGACAGATTTTAGTGTGTGTTAATCTAAGCTCTAGCTTGGCATTTAGAATGAAAATAGATTCCTGTTGTATTAGTTTAAATCGAGCAATAGCTTTTTGTTCCATGTCTgcacctgtttgtgtgtatatgtggttTGGCTCCTTGTTACCTGATACTGTGCATCCTTTTCGTTGATGTGTAAACTGACTTTTCTATTCACAGCAACTAAGCCAGTCAGGCACAAGTGTGGGCTTTCCAAGGCATGTCCTGTTGGACACTTTGCCTTCAAAATGACGAGTGGAGCAGCCAGCGTAGTGGGGCCCAGAATCTGCCTGGAGGACAAATTGTAAGAGGATTGACGTCTTCAAACTCTCAGAAAAACTTCTTATACTGTTGAGCGTTTTGGGCTCACTGGTTTACAGTAGACCAAAACCCAAACTGCTTCCAGTAAAGGAGACACAGTTTGGCAAGCCGAGATGTTACTACACAGACCTGTTATGTGAACatgtttattatgtgtgtattatCTTCAGGCACTGGGATCAGTGGATGTCATCAGTTGTTTTTGTTAGCAGCACACCTCAGCTGGTgctttgtttaaattaaaatgctttttatatacagtagaacAACATGTTAATTGAGCTCACTGAAACAGTATAGATTTCCACAAATGCGTGGTTGCCATAGCAACTCATTAAGAGAGCTGTAAAGCCTTTTAAAACAAGGGAAGGTTATTTTCTCTGAGCTTTATTTCATAGCTCAGCAGCTCTCACTtcaaaaattttaaataaaattgtacTGCAGCTGCCTTCTATGGTGGGAAAAGTGGTGATTGAAGTGCTGAAATTGATTACTTTGATTGCTATATTcataaacaatcaatcaatgaagGCATTTATCAAGCAAGAATGACAAACATTCActgctttcagcttctcaaatttgaggtATTATTGCTTTTCTCTATTCTTCGTAACTGGAAATGTTCTATCTGGGTTTTagactattttttaaaatgtttgttacaAAAGAAGCAATTTTGGACTGAGGCtgcaactattgattatttctgaaaataatgaaaactgctGTTAGATAATTTTTTtgagcccaaggtgacatctttaaatatattgttttgtgtgatgaaaagtccaaaacccaaagaaatttGGTTTACTGTCATGTACGATGCATACAAaattcaaatcctcacattcgagaagctgcaaccagcaaattttttgtgttttttcttttaaaagtgaGTAAAACAATTTGTTATTTATCAACGTAGTTGCTGATTACTTCCCTGTCGATAGACTAATTGagtaattgttgcagctccatttttgacattttatagatttcattttcaatcaCTAAATGCGGAACTAGCTTGTTGGTTTGGCTTTGTTGACATGTTTCATAATAGTTTAAACAGTCATCTCAGCTAATTACAGTCCTGGATGTAGTAATGTTTGGTAAAGGTGGCATATTgttgtgcacatgcatgcatgagtCCAGGAACTTTTGTAAGGTTAAATATTTGCCTGTTGCTTCACTGTATATCAAGGAGTGTCTTTTCTTCAATTCCTTGTGCCTCACATGTCAAAACTACCCTCATGGACTCCACTTTCATTGTCTCGTTTTAGATTAATGAGCGGTGTGAAGAACAATGTGGGGAGAGGAATCAACATCGCCCTGGTTAATGGTAACTTCATCAGCTGATGTCCAGTAAATTTAcaaatgagctgctgctgataAAAAGACAGTACTGCAGCATTGTTACACCAGTGTCACAATGAATGGATCcattgaaaaagacaaatgataAGCCTTTGCACAGGAGACAAATGTTGGCTCTACTCCAAATTGATAAACTATATTATTACCTGAAGAACAGGTTTGTTCATATCAGGCACAAAGGCTTTACTGCCACatctatttaaaaacaaacattagtcATTCCTAGTGGTAAACCTATGGTACATGGTAATGAACTACTACCCAAGATTTTGTGCTCAATGCAGTTAAAATGAATTGTGTGTATGTTGCTATTAgttaataaagtaataaaacatttcccCCCACAGGGAGAACGGGGGAACTTAACAGGACACAATTCTTTGATATGTGGGCAGGAGGCGAGTATATTTAagaactttctttgtttttaattaaccaTGTGTAACCCATGTGTAACGGTTAACTGTATCACCCTGTAGAGGTTGCTCCCTTAATTAAATTCCTGAATGAAATTGAAGATGGGACAGTCGTGATGATGGCCTCATTCGATGATCCCTCAACAAAGTAAGCACGTTCTCACAGTGAAGTCGTCTCTGAATTTGGCTGCGTTGCTTCACTTGTTGCCGGTGTggccataaaataaaatgaaatgtcttaTCATCTTTCGTTCTGTAGACTCAATGATGAAGCCAGGAAGCTAATTGCTGATTTGGGTAGCACAGCTATCAGCAATTTGGGTTTCCGGGATAACTGGATCTTTGTTGGAGGGAAAGGCATCAAGACCAAGAGTCCATTTGAGCAGGTAATACAACCTCAAAGACACATGTTTATGTCTGCTTCctttaaaaaagtaatacaCCACATTTACCAAATGATGAGGAAAACATCAACAGTCTCCTTGTCTTTATACATctgtaaacatttcattttaaagccgAGTATACACTGTGCAATTTTGGGCTGTCCCAGATGAAAGGAGATAGAAACGTGGCGATATGTCTTACGTCTACTAATCAACTTATAGGAATGTAGCGTGAAATGACGCACTGATCAATGTGACACTGACACTAAACCAAATGACAGTGGTAAAACGAGCAAAACGAAATGTTTGGGATTCCAGTAAAGAAGAAAATCTTGTTGAGTTGTGGCAGCAGAAGCCTTGTTTATATGATGTGTCTTCCAGCTGTTATCATGACTTTGCCAAGAAAGACGTAACATGGAAACTTCGATTCTTGCTCAACTTCATTGTTTACTACTTTAGTGCCGCAGATGGATGATGCACGCGGATGACGTTTTCTATGTTTTCTTGTATATTGACTCGTGTCATTTCTTACAATTCAGCAGGTGTGATCATTGTACCATCTACTTTCATCAAACTTATAAGATTGCTGAAATCTCACAGTCTCTAGGTGCCATAAGGGAACAACTCACTCCAAAAttgacatttctgtcattttcttctCACCCTGACATCAGCTCAAACTACTGAAGTTTATACTTGGTTGAGACAAAAGAAGATATTTGAGGTTGTCATCTTGGCTTTcggaatatatatatatatatatatatatatatatatatatatatatatatatatatatgtatatatatatatatatatatatataaaaatttatagaccaaacaactaatcgattaatcgagaaaataatcaactgaTGAAtggataatgataataatcattagttgcagccctaaagcGTTCACATCTAACATGTTTGGTCAACTCAAAGGAATTATGGTGTGTTTTCCattatcaaaaatgttgctgATGCCATTTTggcagaacaaaaaaacaactatcttacttcatttttacaaattttgatttgtttgtagTGAGACCGTGTGAACTTGAACTGgaccaaaaataaaacactgataaatctttttttttttttgtttggtgcaGAGCAAGTAAACTCACCCACAGATGAGACTTcagcctttttttgtttcttgtttctggAAATGTGAACATCTTGTACTTCCAGAACTAGAAGATAGAGATCTTCAtcaataatcatcagtaatatGGACATAATGACgaagtgggtaaaggcaaataatacaacagctagaacagttcagaaaatgacatcactttactgtaacgTAGCCTTTAAAACCAAggaaagacaacacttatgaGTCACTAATCATTTATATGCTTGTCATGGCACTAAACATCCCCACCCTGCTCAAGTCAGTTGTTGGGCAGTATAATATATTCTTTCTGTTATAACCTCTTCATCTGCTGAATTCACAGGAAGGTCACCCTGCCTCGTGGGCTTGTCTGACCAGGATACTGTATCTATTGAGTTATATTAACAAGGAATGCTATTTGGTTTCATATTaaacacaatgtgtgtgtgtgtatgtgtgttgttttcacCTCCTCAGCATATAAAGAACAGCGCAGATACCAACAAATTTGAGGGATGGCCCGAGGTTCTGGAGATGGAAGGCTGCGTGCCCCAGAGGCAGGACTGATCTGAGCTCTCACCTTACTGGTCGACCGCACATTTCTCGTCCCGCCCGTCCACTTCGTCCCCCTGACATTCCTGTCCTCATGAGACTTGTTACTGTTGCACTTGTTTGGTCTGAGAAAGACCTTTTTCCAGTCCTCATCCTACCAGAACATCTCTCCAGAAGATATTAGCAAGGAATAGGCTCAACCTTGAGCATTAAAGTGAAGCTTGGACATTGCACTCCTTCTCCTTTTTGGATACCATTTCATAGTTATGTGATATGGATGTCAAAGCCCAGATTTTTTGGGCTGTACCAAATCAACATTGCTTGTACCTTGCCTTAATCTCATGATCctattcacattttttatcaacatgactttgtgtttctgtttgttccCTTCATTTTGACAAAATGATTATTAACAGGGTTTAAAGAAATTCTTTGCATTATTCTTTAACCAAATGTACCAAATTCACtgtgaaatgtgtaaatatttgtttagATGAGGGTCTAGACTTGAAAGATCCTAATTTAATGAGCAATAAtataatttcttaaaataaattgtactgttaggaatgtgtgtgtgtgtgtgtatgtgtgcgcgtgtgtgggAATTAAAAGTTGTGTTACATCTAGCAGTCGTAAGTagttatttttgtaaatacGTATTTGCACTGGCATGTAGTTTTCCATGTGCATATACAGTTATCAGCTGTGGATAAACTGCAGGTCATAATGTCCACTGAACACTCAGTTTCAGTATGATACGTGGTGTTAATCATTACCATGTCAATCTTGCTATTGAGCAACCacttaaacagaaaaaatagcCTATTCCTTCCTCATTTCACTTTTGTAGCTGATGTGGTTGACTGAAAGAAAACCACTAATATAAACACGCACTTCTGTGTTATCCACTCATCAATTTTTAAGTTACATATGTGTCACAtgtgacagttttattttaagtttagaCTTTCTGTGGAAGTCCTAATAAAGTAGTAACCACATTGCTTTTCATAATACATTCTTTAAGGTAAAGAAAAATTGCTAACTCCATTAGTATAACCATAATATGAAATAGTACAGTTACACTATAATATTGGACATGTATTAACttgtttttgcttaaaagatGAGGTAGAAAATCTAAACAGTCAAATGGTCACCCATGTGGTCTGATTTTAAAATAGCCTTCTAAATATTTCCATTAGATATTCCTATGTGGGCCATCTTATGTTGAAGTTAAAGCTATTTTGAATAGGTGtcttatttttttacattccaCATCTTCAGCTGACATTGTTTATCGGTCACTAACAATTTTAGTGCGCCAGAAAAAATAGCTGTGAATCGTAGACCATCATTCACATATCAAACAGTGTTCTGGAGTAATGTCAAACAACACCATCTGCTCCCTGGATCATGTTACCCCCTCTAAGTCTTTCTCTGGTGTCTTTTATATTCTCTCTGCTCCATGTCTCCTAATTTTAAATGCAACACGTTATGCTGTCAGATTGTGcaagaaaatgatcatttgtGGCAACAACCACTGTCACAGAACTGCTGTCTTTGTAGTGACAGGCAGGTGGCGCCATTGCCTCATTTAAGTCGGCGTGTGTGTCCTGTGGTTTGTagcatctacagtatattgttgTCTTTATAGCTGCGCTTCAGTAATACACTACATTATATTTCTATAAGTGGACTATCCTTCTAATTTTTACCATAATCATCCTGTTGTGCTTTGCCTGAGATTTTATCAGCAGTATTAAATATTCCACAATGAATTTGGTTAAATTTACCCTAACATTTAATTTCTTCCCACTACATAAAACAAATGGTAGCATCAAGAACAATTCTCAGAATAGATGCTGTCATGAAAGAGTGTGAATACGTGAGATTTGCGGCTTTGCTGAGGCCTTTGTGTGTGTCCTTAATACTGAACACGGgcctttttttgtgtttgtgtgtgtatacagtatgtatgtgtgcatttgtgagctactgttcatactgtaaaAGGATGGCTTTGACCTAAAATTTTCAGTCCTCCCACTCAAAGTGTATTGTCATTGTAATACCTCAGCCTCTCTTTATCTGCACACTCACATAGTGTAGTAATTCAACCATTCTGACACTTTCTTCCATTATAATTTCAGTCACTCTTGTAAACACTCTCGCACACATTCGTGAGTACACGCTCTCGAGCTTGTATGATGCACATGACTCCTTTCAAGGTTTGTCCCTCTGCCAGCGCAGTGACCTTCTGAGTTCCCCTCAACACAGAGCTCTTCCTTATTcccagtaaatgaaaaaaaacaccgTGGTGCTCTGTGTTTGATCTCATCTGAACTCCATGCATGACATccctctgacattttatacgTGTTTATGTAAGGGGAGCGTTTGTTTGACAGCAGTTCCAGTATCtatgttatattttcttttctcttttcccaGTATGGACCCTTGCATGAGGCCTGTTATGTGAGCTTTGCATATCAATACGTTGTTGTTTGTCTTCGTGCAGTTGGAGATGTATGTGCTCGCGTGCGTGATACCTTCAAAAGTATGTTCGTCGGTGTTCGTGTAGGCTGTGCCTCCTCTGAGCTCCCATGTTTCTGCACTGAGAGATGAGGTGTAGGAGTGAATCGTCTCCAACTCGTCTTATATAACACACGCTATATGATGCATTATGTATGAACATAGAATATATCCCATCGCATAAACCTCTAATGATGAGACAGCTCGCGGTAGCCTGGGGGCTGAGCTGCATAAACACAGGACTGTGAGGATAACATGCTCTCAcgaaatgattttttttttttgcatagaaCAACACCCAAggtctctcttttttccatttgagttttttctttctccccctctgcATGCTTCCCAAAATAAATCAGTCCACCACACAAAGGTGCTTGCCTCTCAAAGAAACTATGAGGGGCTCAACTTTTCTCATTACCCACTGCCCcagtgtgacctctgacctctgaacTCAGGCCTTTGACCCCCTGACCAAGTCATTCTCATGCTTCTGTTTGCTCCAAAACAAGCTTCAAAACAACTCCTCTCTCCCTTATTTACCATGAAGCCTTTGATGAAAATGCAATTCCTTTCCTCCAACTCCTTTTGCTCTAATTCTGACTGAAACACACTCTCATAGCCTCAATTACACAGCACAACTGACCATATCTGTCACAgtgaatgtaaaataaacactcaCTGATGACCATGTCTTACCATCGATCAAAATGCGCACACCAACACACTCCCTCATATATACCCACCACCTGCCGCTATCCCTTCTCAGTCTTCCTCCGACCTTTGCCCTTTAAGTCAGCTGATCATAAAATCCCTCAGTGACCTCAACATCTGAGCAATGAccgttttaaaagaaaagaggcaCTTTATCTGTCTCTGAAAACAAAGTAATGTTCATGATTCAGAAACCTGAAATCTATCTATACCATACATATCGCAACCTCTGGTGTCCAGAAGCTGTATTACAACAATCTTTGCTCATACATCAGTATTTTTGCAATATAGTTTCTGGCCAGCAGTGGCAGCACTGAGCGCAATGCTGCTTCCTACTCCACTGACTCTCCACATCAAcatcagtttactcatcatgtTGAATACAAATCAACCTGTGCAAAACGTcttataatgtcttctgtggctctcaAGTCTGACAAAATAACCTTGGGGGTGTCATTAGTGTTTGGGCTTGAAGACTAAACATTTATAACAGGAAACCTGTGTTACAATACTGATGATGTAGAGTTTGAAAGATGTACAAGGCAGGTAGGGTCTAACAAAGATGCTGTCAAGCTGCATTATAGGATCCAGTATTTTTGGAGATTTGTCCACACTATAGGGATTGCAAGTCAGGTTACATTGTTCTCTGTTGCAttgattttgactgtttttcaaGCGGCTATAATCAACATTCCTGTATTAATAATGtatcacatgactacttgtatgtgaaaggggtttgcttgaacccacagagaattatcatctgACTCTGCAGTCCCACTCATCTCTACGGAGCTTTACAGCGTCTCTCAGTATTGTCGGGTTGTACGGATGTTTTTAgccacagacagcagctgttttcagaagaaaaaaaaaagtgcatttaaaacCAACTGTATGCTGCCAGCATAGCAcaaaactgcagacagacaaaatcaggaactagctggtgaatataaTGGGCCTTTTATCAGCTAAAGAGCCACATATGAAGCAGGGAAAAGTTTTTGGAGATGAAAAACAGAGCTAAATAGAGAGTAGATATTGGACTTACATATATCAGGTAGCCCGAAAAACAACtacaaatgaatgttaatgttgcagTGTctctgctagatgtgtaaataagcaactgttaaGCATATTAACTTGAAGGGTTATATGTGGCTTGTTTCCAATGcccccaagtggtcaaaaactcaGTTACTGCATGTTTAATTATGTTTCTTgtgagtcccccaactttatacAAAATCTCTGGAGTACTCCTTTAATGGAAATAATTTCCTTGCCACTGGAGAAAGTCATTTTTTTGGTTACTTTACACCCACCTGCCAGTGATTTTCATTCGTCTGATAAGTGCGTCTGCTGCTTTCCGTACATAAACAGTTATTTGCGTGTTCCTATATTGTCTGTAGGCTGTGACCACTCCCCTAATCTGTCTCTTATCTGATGCCGAACCCCAAACAGAGCCCAGCCCTGTTGTTTACTTCCATCTTTGCACATTAACCCTTCGGCTCCTTCAAACTTTTATTCCAGAACTGTTTTCTTTCAGGTTCCTCAACCCCCACACTCGAACCCCCTTCCCCCCTCATTTCAGCAGTGACCTCACTGCCCTTGCTTTCCGCCCCAGCTCCAATCCTATAATTGcctccccaacacacacacacacacacacccacacacacacgcacgcacacacacacacacacacacacacacacatacacacactgattcAGACAGCTGTGTTTACACTCTGTGGATCTGTGGGAACTTCCTGCTGACctcagcacagacagaca
This genomic window from Thunnus maccoyii chromosome 23, fThuMac1.1, whole genome shotgun sequence contains:
- the fam3c gene encoding protein FAM3C; translated protein: MVRAGGILKLAALIFAFLLAVFLAFQLLEINMDFKLSNVIGKSLPEDEGSTKPVRHKCGLSKACPVGHFAFKMTSGAASVVGPRICLEDKLLMSGVKNNVGRGINIALVNGRTGELNRTQFFDMWAGEVAPLIKFLNEIEDGTVVMMASFDDPSTKLNDEARKLIADLGSTAISNLGFRDNWIFVGGKGIKTKSPFEQHIKNSADTNKFEGWPEVLEMEGCVPQRQD